A window of the Clostridium sp. 'White wine YQ' genome harbors these coding sequences:
- the trxA gene encoding thioredoxin, translating into MIHLEEKDFDNEVRNYDGVVLIDFWATWCAPCKMIAPIVEALSKEITEVKFVKVDVDKNPAIANEFKIASIPTLKIFKAGEVVDTLVGFRPKEEIEALIKKHL; encoded by the coding sequence ATGATTCACTTAGAAGAAAAAGATTTTGATAATGAAGTAAGAAACTATGATGGAGTAGTATTGATTGATTTTTGGGCTACTTGGTGTGCACCATGTAAGATGATTGCACCTATAGTAGAAGCACTTTCAAAAGAAATTACAGAAGTTAAATTTGTTAAGGTTGATGTGGATAAAAATCCTGCTATTGCAAATGAATTTAAAATAGCATCAATTCCAACCCTAAAGATATTTAAAGCAGGTGAAGTTGTAGATACATTAGTAGGATTTAGACCAAAGGAAGAAATAGAAGCATTAATTAAAAAGCATTTATAA